GTTAGCTTTTATCTtgaatgcttattttaaaatgacagtgGAAACTTTTTTCCTCTAAGTGCCAGTATTCCCTGCGTTTTGGTTTTTGAACTAGCAATGCCTGTGAAAAAGAAACTGAACACCCAAGATTTTTGTCTTGGGGTTTTTGGTGCATGCAGTTGATTACTTCCTATTTTTCTTATCAATTGTGAACTTTAGTGTGAAACAAATTAATGAGGCTTTCAAATCATCCCTATTGTATTGTTTTATCTAGTCACACACATGGATTAATTACTAATTATAACTTCAGTTGAGATTTCATGATTGGTTTTACTGAAACATCGAGGGAACATGAATTTATGGGCTTCCTATAGTTTCATCTTGTAGGTATCATTGTCCTATAGTTTCAGTTACCCTTAATGAATGTCAGGTTACACTGTTCACAAAGGTTTTCTTCTTTCCACTGCTATTTGTCAAATGGTCACGTTCCctaaaatactatattttttctataaaaaaaagaaaaaaatggaaaaaaatacaaggcaatggaaaatattaaaaggcCACTTACTTTCCACATTAGGTAAATTCCTATAATGCTCTGAATAGCTTTTTATGTTAAGGCAGACCCAGTAGGTAATGAGGATTAGAACAAGCATTTTGGGACTATATTTACATGCTTTAAATTTTTgtaataacaaaaaaattttaacatgtatAAAGAATTCTCATAGGAATTAAATACAGTCTCCCTGTGTCAGATTGCTCTTTCTTAGCATAAATCTTTTTCTTGAACTTCAATCTTTAAAAGTAGTTTTAATTCTACTGATAGTGATGTAAAAGATTATTTGGGCCAGTTAGCTTGGTAGGTGTTACAGAGACCAGGGTGGCATAGCCGGGCCTTGTGTGAACCTTTAAGCTACATGGAGAGTTTCACAGTGTGGACTGCATCCCTGTGGTCTTCCATTGTTGCCATGCCTTGGTTGGTCAAAAACAAGGACTTGCAGAGAGATTGAATAGCTCAGCAAGGTACATTCTCATTATGTCGTAGTCCTACTCAGGAacatcacttttttaaaataaaaaaccccaaaaaacagaacttaaaaaaaaaaacaacattattttaaatgagattttcgGTGGGGtggaaagattttaattttttttaaacgatgaaatgaaaaaatgtcaAAATCTTGAGTATTGGCTAGTTCTCTTTAACACTGGCTAAAGTAACATTTTTGTAAACACTTCAGTACAGTCTGGTCCATTATTAAGAATATCTAATGCTTATACAATAAAGTAATGCTAACAAAATGATTCTTTGaatgcatttaaaatgttaacttattttaaaatatttgaactgAGATAGTGTGTTGAGGTGAAAGTATCACTGGACAAGGAGGAAGTTGACTTAGATTCTAAGTTATGTGTCTTTGATTTTGGACAAATCACTTACTagccatttcttcatttttaaagaagtcaTCTCAAAGGCTGTATCTAGCTTTATAACTATGTGATTTACATTCAGTTTACATAAGGATATACCTATTTGTCAGTCTCAGCACCATCTGTAACTTTTTACCTGTGTTATCATCTTCAGTGCCAGTCTTAGGCAAAATTGTGCAAGAggtgaagtttatttttaaatacgtTCTCTGCTTCCAGGACTTTTCCCATATTAGTGTTGTCTTGCCTGCCTACCTTACACTTCTCTATGTCCCATGACTTGAtgttttttcttataatatttctcatttctctgaactCAAGATTTATTGCTGCTTTGGATATCTCCATGATGGCCTCCCATCAAATCATACCAAAATGTCCTATATTGTAAAATTCCTCAGGCTTAACGTAATCTGACAGATACTATAATGGGATTTGACCTAATAGCTAATTTTCAGATTGTGGCTGTAGCAATTTAATTTTGATCCTCTGAACATCATCTCTTTGCTGCCTGGTTCATCAGTTACAAAGCAGGAGTTTTCATACCTGCTATGAATAGTTAGAACCCTATCCCATGGAAGGAGAATTTAATAAAAGTAGTGCTGAGAGAATTCCTTATGTAATTTACTAGGACTAGCCCTGCTAATAGTGATACATTCcattgttttaaaaactaaaatcttACCAtgaaagacattttcaaatttaACTCATGTCTTACTCTTTAGCAGAAGTCAttttttcagcaaatatttcagtGCCAGGCACTGCCCAAGGCACTGGGGATATTAAGAGTACCCAAACATGGGACATAAGGCCTGTCCTTAAGTAGTGTTTATATTCTAGAGGGTCTATATATCAGTGAGGCATCTGACACATGACCCAGATACAACATAATGCATGTTGTAATTCTGCAAAAAAATGATTTGGTCTCTAAGTTTAGTTTCTTCCAGTTCTAAAATACTTGTTTTGCTCTTATTCCAAAGTAGCTGTTTAGTCAAgctcttttttaattaaatcagTTTACTTCAATGTTTTAAAGGAgtaaatttgattatttttttaatttggcataATTATGTGATTCTATTGAGACAATTATAGTACAAATTAAGTTGTATGTCAGATAATGTTAAAATCCCCCTGCATGTAGTATGGTCTCTTTGTATAAGTAATTATAATAGATgttcaaaattaaatattgaattctaaaagttatttcttctgggtaaaaataaacagatgccTGAGCtaattcacagaaaaggaaacttctCTGTAAAAATCAATATGGTTTCTGAGATGCTATATTAAACTACAGGCTTCTGGAACATTAGGTAGGGAGTTAAGACTTGCTTTAGTACCTCCTTTTATTTCtaaacaagagaaagaaatggccataCTTCAGGACTTGCAGTGTATAACTGAGGTGATTTTTAGGACTCTTGAATTTTTGATGTAGCTGGGCAACTTTTTTATGGCAGTGGTAATTATCCTTTATTATGTGAATTTTGAATGgtttaataaaatgtttgtttttgtagAGATTTTAAAAGGGGAGAGATAATCCTAGAAATAACATAAATGTTATCTAATTACAGCCTTAAAGATAAAAATCCTTGTTGCAGTTAAAAAAATTGCTAAATTACATAGTTTTAGACATTAACGTTTGTGGAAGAATGTAGCAGAAGTATGTAGTAAAATTTGAGTGAGTATCTCCACTTAGGAATTCTAGGCTCTATTTTAACTGAGTCACACTGCATAGGAATTAGAACCTAACTTTTATAGGTTATCAAAATCTTGGCCACCATTGCACAATTTTGTCCTAAAATATATGGAAACTTTGTGAGGCATGTTAAGTTGCAGTTTGCACAAGTTCATCTCATCTGtattccagtgattttttttttcctaaccatTTTTcctacacatatacacatttaggTTTCTTTGTAGGCAGTAAAAACTACCTGCCCCTTCCTTCTGTCAAAAAGTAATAATTTATTGATTATTTTGTATTAATGATTTTTAACAACCCATTAGTAACTTTAAAGctgaatttatatttaataactttGTTGTTGATATTGGGTAGCATGAAATCTGCATTGAGAAATTGAACAGCATATAACTGGTAGCTGTAAAttccttcagaaaatgaaatttctttctttctagaaatATATTCACATCAGTTCCTAAAGATGAGTCATAACTAGTAATACttgttttaatagttttaagTGCCTGTTTGGGATGATAATAGGCAATTTTAGatgaatttatgataaaaaaattaTTACCTGCAGAAATGTCAATTATAGACGGTCCCCTTCCCTATAGAGCTAAATGGGTTATGTAATGTTTTATTCAAAAGTTTCCAATTCCACTGTCTTGTGTTTTCATGTTGAAAATACTTTTGCAGTTTTCCTTTGAGTGCCAATTTCTTACTAGTACTATTTCTTAATGTAACATGTTTACCTGGAatgtattttaactatttttgtaTAGTGTAAACTGAAACATGCACATTTTGTACATTGTGCTTTCTTTTTGTGGGACATATGCAGTGTGATCCAGTTGTTTTCCATCGTTTGGTTGCGCTGACCTAGGAATGTTGGTCATAtcaaacattaaatttaaaaatgaccactcttttaattaaaattaacttttaaatgtttataggAGTATGTGCTGTGAAGTGATCTGaaatttgtaatatttttgtcATGAACTGTACTGCTCCTAATTATTGTAATGTAATAAAAATAGTTATGGTGACTATCATagtgtggacttttttttttttggctgtgctgcacgacttgtgggatcttggttccctgaccctGACCTGggtccacagcagtgaaagtgccaactcctaaccactggattgccagggaaattTGAAACATTATCCCCACAAATGATACAGGATAGTTTATAAGCAACAGACGCTAAATTATATTAGCATATATTAGTAAATTAGTAAATCTTTTCTTTAGCTTATAAAGCTAGatgttttttatttgtaaaaggtGCTGTGAACATTGTGTAAAAGTTTAAGTGTTTGCTTTAAACCACGTTAGGTTTAGGTCCTATGACATACTAACACATTTAGAAGTGGATGCAAACCAAATCTGCCTTTATGACAAAAGAATAGAATAACATAAatcattactttttattgaaggtATTGATATACAACAGGTGATTTGTTTTAAGGCTCAAAGGCATCCAATTGCAAAATTAATACTGGAAATAATTAAATAGGCATGTAATGCCAGTCACTGGTAGGCTGTTTCAAGTTCTTAACTCTATACATATTATTTCTACTAACTGCACTTAAATCATTACCAGATGCTACTTCTTTTGCAGTGAACACTGGATATGTGCTGTTAACATTTCAAATGGGGTCAAAAATGAGCTCCTTCAAAAGTTAAGGGAAATAAACTTGCAAGAAATTATTCTGCTTAAGTGTTAAATGGCATTCTCTTTTCAGTAAAATGCAGAAATGAGCTAAGAATAATTGGCAAATTTCTCACTAAAACTTAAGtacattatattttcatttgaaattgGGTGCTCATCAATTTTTAATAAGTAGTTGGCAATATTATATAGCTAAATTACTATAAAATTGACATTTAACAGTTAATTGTTATATAAAAATTGAGCATAAAGGTTGCTGATAAAGCAATAGAAGTTGAAACCTGTTTTAGTTCAGTAAGGCAGCTCAGGTATTTTTAACACAATGTATATCCTTGAcactttaaatgttatttttgtcATAGCTGGTACATAAACAGCTGGCACTGATCTTCAGTCAAATGATAGTAATACTGATCATTTAGTTTTGTTGGTATCTGAGTAATAGCGTTGTTTCATAGCTCTGTATTTCCTAAGGAAGTATAATGCTTCTAGTTCTTTCATTACAAATTTGCCCCTTTCAATAAGTTCTTTGATCTTCTCTGGGTCCTTCACATCtttgtttttaaggaaaacaTTCTTCAGACGCCTTTTGAAATAGTCTGCTCCTTTTGGATAGTCTCGTCCAAGATACAGcagcttaaaaaagaaagattatataTTTCTAAACAATCTATGTCATATAACATTTACAAAACTGGCAACGTACGTACTTACATTCTTATAAAGATTCAATACTTCTCCTCTTAAAGAATTGGCCATTTTCACTTATCATGGAAAATATCCACTTTTATATGTAATAtacctaaagaaaaagaaaaatctttacaaATAACTGCATTGTAGTCTTGAAAAAGATTTTACCCACTGGTAAactagtactttttttttttttttgccattcaaTAAAAGTTGATTGTGCACTTTTATGTTCCAGGCAGTGAGATGCAGCTGTAAACATGTCAGGTAAGATAGCTGCTATCACAGAATCAGCATCTCCTGAGGGACATAAAAGATCATTATGAGTTGTGGTAAGCTCTATGAAGGAAACAGAACAATTAGAGAAAGCAGATCATCGAGATAAGCAGGTGGGCCTCTTACAGAGTGGCATGAATTAGAAATAGACTTGGAATCCCAGCTGCACAGTGTTGTACAGGTTGCTTAATCTTTCCGAGCCTCTTTTCTTGTCAGAGGGAGAACTGTGTGCCCTGCTCTCGAGGCAAGGCTCGAACTGTTCGCAGGACACTGGGACAAATCAAGGGTGCCCTACAAAGAAAGGCTAAAGAGTAGGACAAACAGGTGTGAGAGTCAAGCAGGTTCACAGCTAATGGCAAATGGGCAGGAAGATCAGTGATGAAGAGACCAAGTGAACAACCCAGAAAGGGGGTACATGAGGAGCAGGCAATATCCAGTGGGATAGATAAGCTTAATCTTCATGTGTACTTTGTGCTGCTAGTGAAAGGCAGCTCCTTAAAGGCACCATCACAGCCTAAACATAGAAAATAATTCCCAATACTTGTGACGGTTGTGGGGGTTAACTCCTAAAATTCGTACATTATAAACATTTAGTTTGTGATAGGCCCCAAATGAATGTCAATGCCATATATAACCTTAAAATTTCATAATGCCCATTTGCCCATTAATCTAAAATAACATACCTTTTTATATCCCTcattaacaaatttttattttaaaataacttcattCAATCTTTCAGAAAAGCTGCAACTCAGATTTAATAACTTTTTTCCCTGAACTATTTGAGGATAAGTTGCTAACATGATACCAAATCAACCTGAATACCTTGTAGTGCCATCCAAAAGAAATACAGTGCAAGCCATCCATGTAATTTTACTTTTGATAGTCCTTATTAAAAAAACagctgaaattattttaataatgtatcatttttatccaaaatattttaagaagtgtTATGCCAGACATGTTTCTAAGTACCAGTGGCTTAGTTGCTACCATACTGGACAACAGTTTGAGGTACTTTCTGTGAACAAGGATGTTTTCTTACAGCACAAAACAACCATCAGAATCAGGAAATTAACAAGCACTGCTATATTACTACCATTGAATCCACAGCCCTGTGTTTTGCCCTTTGTAGCAAAAGAATCCAATCTACACTGATTACACATTGCATTTAATTTCCATGTCTCTAGCCTTCAATCTGAAAAAATTCCTTAATTTCCTTGATTTTCATAAACTTGACATCTGTGAGGATCACAGGCCATTAATTTTGTAGAAATATGTCTTGTTTTGATGTTAATTTATGGCTAGGTTCAGCTTACATAGTTTCGGCAGAAACATTAGACATGCTTTATTTCATTGCACTCTATTATGTGGACACAATTCCAGTCTGTTCCATTATGGCTAAAGTTAgttttgatcacttggttaaggtggtgtttgtcagaactctccagttactttttttcctttgaagttaGCATTTTGTGGGAGGTACCGTGAGACATAAGTATATGTCATCCAGAAAAACCTTTCATCTTGCAAAAACATTAAAAGTAACAGAGcttatggtggtggtggggggggtggcggggggcgcAGTTTGAGGCATACCACTCAAATCCTCTGCCGTTGTAAACAGAgcaccaatttaaaaaaacaaattggtACCTGGAGAGCTGATCTGAGCCACTCAGATTGCTCTCAGTATTGCTGGAGGATACCACAGAGATAAGATGAAGTTTATGAATAGGAGTAGAGGGCTGGAGACCAGGAAGGGATCACAGGAGACAGGAGGAAATCCCTGGGGATGATGGTTTTACCATCATGATTGTGGTGAGGTTTCATAGGTGTAGGCATGAGTCAAATTTATCAAATTGTACTTATACTTAATAAGTGTAGCATTTGTATGTCAATTACATGTTAGTAAACCTGTTTAAAAGTAGTGTAGACATGCTGGCAGAATGCCAAGAGTAGGGCTGGGAGATCCTGAAATGCAGGTGAAAGTAGACATCTAAACCACGAGGCTGGTCAGTAGGGGATTCAACCTGTAACCAGGTCAACAGTTATATACCTCTGGGGtatacaactaagcaactaagtagtgttttttttttgtttttttttaacaaacataCTTGAAAGGCTTCTGCTGCCAGTATAGCAACTTGAGTGAAGACCTTTTCTTGCTGAAGTTTATAGATCTGCTtctgtggcttttctttcttagggaaaaaaaataaatagccaacACTGTTTACATGTTAATAATTGTCTGCATCCCCTATTTACTAGTGATTTATGAGTTCACAGTGACAAGTATACAATGATCAGAACATCTGAGTTCATTAACTTTCTTGTTTTCCTCCAAAGTgctatttttctgcttttgtctGTTATCACTTGAGCTTTCCTGCATAAATGGTAgtccttttccaaaaaaaaaaaaccaccacaaaaAACAAACCCTTTAGAAATCTGCTTAGAAGTTGCAGCTTAGAGACTTTGGGCCTTCACTGAGAGTGATCTAATTGGGCCCTTTATTGGGGAACCTCTGATGTTGTTATCTTAGTCTGTTCCTCCTGGGCTGGTCAGATTCCACAGATAAGAGTCTTCCAATCTTCTGAGGAT
This window of the Bos taurus isolate L1 Dominette 01449 registration number 42190680 breed Hereford chromosome 5, ARS-UCD2.0, whole genome shotgun sequence genome carries:
- the ETFRF1 gene encoding electron transfer flavoprotein regulatory factor 1 isoform X1, which translates into the protein MANSLRGEVLNLYKNLLYLGRDYPKGADYFKRRLKNVFLKNKDVKDPEKIKELIERGKFVMKELEALYFLRKYRAMKQRYYSDTNKTK